AAACAGGAGAAAAACATGGTAAATATGAACAGCAGATACAGTGAAGGGAAAGGAGATATTGAAGGCACTGGATCAAATGGAGAAGAACTGCAAATGTAATTTTCTGTCTAGATCATAATTTTCCCTCCAGAAATTCTAGTAATTATCTTTCGTTTTGATTTGTACATCAGAAGGGATGCTAATAGTTTGTGTTGTTGACAGGGCTGATGATGCTCGCCTACCTATGAGCCGTGTGCAGCCTATTTCCTCTACTCATCTTACTCCCTACCGTGTTGTGATCATTCTTCGGTTAATTATCTTGGGGTTTTTCTTGCAATACCGTTGTACCCATCCGGTGAAAGATGCTTATCCTTTGTGGCTGACATCAGTTATCTGTGAAGTTTGGTTTGCCTTATCTTGGCTTCTTGACCAGTTTCCGAAATGGTATCCAGTTAGTCGAGAGACCTTCCTTGAAAGACTTGCATTGAGGTTAGTGAAAGGTTTTCAAGTTCAGTTCCATATGCTGAATCTTACATTATCCAGATCCTTTCCTAacttttctcttctttgttCACAGGTACGACAGAGAGGGTGAGCCTTCTCAATTAGCACCTATCGATGTGTTTGTCAGTACTGTGGATCCCATGAAAGAGCCTCCTCTTGTGACTGCCAACACTGTCTTATCCATCCTGGCTGTGGACTACCCTGTTGATAAAGTATCATGCTATGTTTCTGACGATGGTGCTGCAATGCTTACTTTTGAAGCCCTCTCTGAGACAGCAGAGTTTGCCAAGAAATGGGTGCCTTTCTGCAAGAAGCATCATATTGAACCTAGGGCCCCTGAATTCTATTTTCAACAGAAGATAGATTACCTGAAGGACAAGATTCAACCTTCCTTTGTCAAAGAACGCAGAGCAATGAAGGTGAGTCAAGAGTCTCTTATTGTATCATATACTAAAACAGGGAACGAGTTGACAGTGGTTTTAATTGTATCTCTTAATATGTTTCTTGCAGAGAGAATACGAAGAATTTAAGGTCCGGATAAATGCTCTTGTTGCAAAGGCTCAAAAGATGCCGGAAGAAGGGTGGACAATGCAAGATGGCACTGCTTGGCCTGGGAACAACACACGGGATCACCCAGGAATGATTCAGGTACATTTTTTCCTCAACCATACGATGCATACTTTCCTGATTATCGTCTTGTAATTCTTTCCCATGCCTCTCATCAATAGGTCTTCCTGGGGCATAGCGGGGGCTTCGATACCGATGGAAATGAGCTGCCTCGATTGGTTTATGTTTCTCGTGAGAAGCGTCCTGGATTCCAGCATCACAAGAAAGCTGGAGCTATGAATGCTTTGGTAAGTGATTGGTAATTGTGTTGCTTGAAGAAGTGGGAACGGGCaatcttttcttattttcttcaacATTCTCTTGCCTCTAGTAATTGATAATGTTGTTCATGACCTATTGTTTACTTATGTGCTGCAGATTCGTGTCTCTGCTGTCCTCACAAATGGAGCATATATTTTGAACGTCGATTGTGATCACTACTTCAATAACAGCAAAGCTTGTAAAGAAGCCATGTGCTTCATGATGGATCCTGCATATGGAAGGAAGACTTGCTATGTTCAGTTTCCACAGCGTTTCGATGGCATCGACTTGCACGATAGATATGCTAACAGAAACATTGTCTTTTTCGATGTAAGTGCCCTTCAAATTAGAATCCCTTACTATTTGATTCCGTGATATCTATCTCATTTAAATGTTGTCTTAAATTTTCATCTCTGCAGATTAACTTGAAAGGGTTGGATGGCCTTCAAGGTCCTGTCTATGTGGGAACGGGGTGCTGCTTCAACAGACAGGCACTGTATGGCTATGACCCTGTCCTAACGGAAGAGGATCTGCAGCCAAACATTATTGTCAAGAGCTGTTGTGGCCCGAGGAAGAAGGGGAGGCATGCCAACAAGAAATACGTCGATAAGAAGAGAGCAGCTAAAAGGACTGAATCGACCATCCCTATCTTTAATATGGAGGACATAGAAGAGGGTGTAGAGGGTAGGTACTCATACTTGTCTTGTGTAAAAGTAGCACCAAACGGAAGATTTCTTAAATTGCAGAAATTGATGCAATTGCTTTCCTGACAGGATACGACGATGAGAAGTCACTTCTTATGTCCCAAAAGGGATTGGAGAAGCGCTTCGGTCAATCGCCCGTCTTCATTGCTGCCACCTTTATGGAAATGGGAGGCATACCGCCCTCGACAAACCCTGCAACTCTTTTGAAAGAAGCCATCCACGTCATTAGTTGTGGATACGAGGATAAAACCGAGTGGGGTAAAGAGGTATACTCTCATGCTTCATTTATGTTTCAATCTTATCTGTGGTTTTTTTGGTGTCTTAAAATGAAGTTAAACTCAGTTGAGCCTGCTGTTCACTGCAGATTGGGTGGATCTATGGTTCCGTCACAGAAGATATTTTGACTGGGTTTAAGATGCACGCACGTGGATGGATTTCCATTTACTGCATGCCTCCTCGTCCGGCATTCAAGGGTTCTGCTCCAATCAATCTGTCTGATCGTCTCAACCAAGTGCTTCGGTGGGCTCTAGGCTCCATTGAGATTATGCTTAGCAGACATTGCCCTATATGGTACGGCTACAATGGGAAACTGCAGCTCTTGGAGAGGCTCGCGTATATCAACACCATCGTGTACCCACTCACCTCGATCCCATTGCTCGCTTACTGTGTTCTTCCTGCCATATGTCTTCTTACTAACAAATTTATCATTCCTGAGGTCGGTAACGAACGCGATTATAATCTGTCTTTTTTGTCTGCAGATTCTTGTATGGGTGAATTTCTAACTCTGTCgatcaaatttatatatccTTTTTGCAGATAAGCAACTTTGCTAGCATGTGGTTTATTCTCCTCTTTGTCTCGATTTTCGCCACGGGCATACTGGAAATGAGGTGGAGCGGCGTCAGTGTCGAGGACTGGTGGAGAAACGAGCAGTTCTGGGTCATTGGAGGGACGTCAGCGCATCTCTTCGCTGTCTTCCAGGGTCTTCTGAAGGTGCTTGCTGGAATCGACACCAACTTCACGGTCACATCAAAGGCATCTGACGAGGACGGCGACTTCGCAGAGCTCTACGTGTTCAAGTGGACATCCCTCCTCATCCCCCCTACCACCGTCCTCATGTTCAACATAGTTGGGATCGTGGCCGGCGTATCATACGCCATCAACAGCGGGTACCAGTCGTGGGGCCCGCTCTTTGGGAAGCTCTTCTTCGCCATATGGGTGATTGTCCACTTGTATCCCTTCCTCAAGGGTCTTCTTGGGCGGCAGAACCGCACCCCGACCATCGTCATCGTCTGGTCGATCCTCCTCGCCTCCATCTTCTCGTTGCTGTGGGTCCGCATCGACCCTTTCACTTCTGAAGCGTCGAAGCGGGCAGCGCAAGGGCAATGTGGTGTTAACTGCTAAGGGACACTTATCCCCATGAAGTTCATTTTGTTAGAATCTTGAATGAATGGTTgcatgtgtgtatatatatatactgaaGTCATGAAACCTAGAAACGACGTCGCTCGTGTACTCATCTTTTGGGGGAGTAAGCTAAGCTTTATTGTGTCAATCATTTATGTTAGGACTAGATTTTTGGCCAATTTCGTTTcaaactataattatttttgtatacaGTGTTGTTTCAAGCAAGcattgtattttatatttatgggaTTATAAGTAACTTTAAACTTGTTTAATGCCTTGTAATTCCAATGCAGTTCATTTTAAGAGCTATGcatttgttaaatttatttcaaattttgctCCCATTATTGTAGTAttattcttcttcatcttcttctatGTCTACCAAAATCTTCTTGCACGCCTCGTAGCACATGAAAGAGATGCCCTCTGTACAGGCCCTCGAGCCCTCTGTACAGCATCCTCCTCCCGCTCACGGCCCCGACCTGCATATGCCTACGAGCCACCCCACGAGGGAACATGGCGGAGCTGGAAATGGCGCCAGCTGCTGAGCCGATGAGGAGGGTCTCCATGTTGCCGATCTTTTCCTGCTTGAATATATTCCAGTAGCCTTTCCGCAGAGTGTCGTATGCCCAATAGTTGGTTGCTGCATACTCATCCTATGTAGAGCTCAGGTAAGCCGCCCTCTTCCAATATTTTAACGAAGGCGTTAAGCAAGCTGTTGTATGCTTCTCTCTGCGTAAAGGAAGCAGGGCGATGCGGGTAAAAAGGTAAAACTCGTATGGAAATGGATGTGATGGGTAGCTAGTCGTGAGATTTTACTTGTATAGTTAGTCAGGTCTTGACCAACTCGAGGGGGTACGTGATTAGAGTCGGACAGAACTCTTAGGAACGGATACGAACGTGTGTTCACACTAGAAGAGGTATGTAATAAGCAGTAAACTAcaaaattgaagaatcaagcaaaaacctaCAGATTTTCATCACAAACTTATTTCTCAAGTTCGCGGTGAATCTCATGTATTCACAATAGAACATAAAAAAACTCCATCAATATAAACACTAATCAACATATGATGCAACTCAGTttcaaacacacacaaacaacaCATTGATTCAATGTCAAATCAAATGACAAAACTATCCATCATACTTCAATAAAGAAACTAAATAAACACACAAACGCAATCAACACTACCAAATATCACCCTTCCATTCCAACCTTATACCTCAATGGCTTTGCTATGTGCAATGCTAATCACATTGACAAGATTGCCCCTAAAGAGCCATTTCCACCCCTCAATATGCATAACATTTTGGAATACTAGAATTCCCACTGCTTCCAACCATCAAATGAGTCCTGATTGTCTCCAACGGCGCGACAACCGTCCCAGAGACAGCCCCCGCGATCCCCCCACTGATCAACCTCCTCAAAGAGGGGTAAGAAACCTTAatcttaatattaatattaatattattattattattattattattattattattatataaatctAATTTGTCCGCTATCAATAGCCTATGTTATGATGATAATTGATAACAAGTAGTAAATGTGAATTTGAATAAGTAGAAgataaatgttttaaaaatatgattaatacaTAGTCTATTGTTTCTCTACAAATATGTCATATATTTATCTGTCAGAATATCctagtatatttattaaagAGTCACAGCATCTAATATTGTtgatttgtttcctttttttagtcAAGTCTaattatgttgatttttgtaattttttcataataattttacgtacgtaatatattttggtaagTCCTTAATTTTGTACTGCAAGTGAAATTTGGGATGtgattacataaaaaaaaaagacaaaataatGTTTGATATACAATAGTCGATATAATAATTGGCTCTCTGCTATTATAATCTAGGTCAAAAGTCAAAACAGCTTcgccatttcacttttaatttgtCAAAAAGCTCGAATTCTGagttcaaaaataaaattaaaaattttaataattcttGATATTATTGTTTCCttaattgattcaaattacattttaatatttcatcaaAACTTATATTACCGACATACCGTATTCACGTTTAAATCCAAATTCGCCATATGTAAGTTCACTGCTATATACCACTCGTAATTGCATTTGAATCTGGAGATTCTATGCTTCTAAGCACCTTTTCtgaaaattaaacataattgaAGCGTCCAAATTTAAGAGATATATTTgacatattaaatttaattatttggattAAGATAGTTTAAGATAAGCACTTATTATGTAGATTTTACTCTccattcaaaatttcaaattcatttcatggtaattttgaattcaatattTGGATTATATTATTAAGTTTTTGTCGATATTtagtataaatgaaataatacaCCTTCTACTTGTAGTcgtgaaattattttatatttcttttaattctcTATATTGTGATTTTGAAAGCAACATGTAAAGCGAAACTAGAGATGCAGTTCAGCCCGAATTCAATGGGCTGATTCGATTAGTCCGCCAAAATTAGAGGTTATGGCTAAAATTACTGGCGGGTTAAGCTGTacaaaaatactagtattcaattcgtcctataaaaatagtctttattttatatttggggtcgtcccataaaaatagtcatctttcattttttgcaaGTTATTCTCTCTTATGATGTGGGTTCATACTTTGatcactttttcttatttcatctctctcttacttaaccAATTTTGTATTAGAACTCTTGTCGTGATAAATCATTTCTccacattttctttatttctctctgGAAAATATATGTCCTTATAATTGGGTcaaaccaaaatgaaaaaatataattcgaagttttttacataaataagtgcttaaaaataatgtactatTGCTATATTTTCTTATGAATTTGATACTTTTGCTTATATCTGATATGctcacactttctttttaatttgtttcacaaaaaatatcacattttatcttttgtaaAAGT
The genomic region above belongs to Salvia hispanica cultivar TCC Black 2014 chromosome 3, UniMelb_Shisp_WGS_1.0, whole genome shotgun sequence and contains:
- the LOC125215420 gene encoding cellulose synthase A catalytic subunit 1 [UDP-forming]-like, translated to MEATGGMVAGSHKRNELVRIRHDSDSGSKPVKNLNGQICQICGDTVGVTATGDVFVACNECAFPVCRACYEYERKDGNQACPQCKTRYKRLKGSPRVDGDDDEDEDDDLENEFSYAQGKMKARSQWQSDEVELSASSRHESQQPIPLLTNGQQVSGEIPPSIQDTHSVRSTSGPLGPGDRVHSLPYVDPRQPVPVRIVDPSKDLNSYGLGNVDWKERVEGWKLKQEKNMVNMNSRYSEGKGDIEGTGSNGEELQMADDARLPMSRVQPISSTHLTPYRVVIILRLIILGFFLQYRCTHPVKDAYPLWLTSVICEVWFALSWLLDQFPKWYPVSRETFLERLALRYDREGEPSQLAPIDVFVSTVDPMKEPPLVTANTVLSILAVDYPVDKVSCYVSDDGAAMLTFEALSETAEFAKKWVPFCKKHHIEPRAPEFYFQQKIDYLKDKIQPSFVKERRAMKREYEEFKVRINALVAKAQKMPEEGWTMQDGTAWPGNNTRDHPGMIQVFLGHSGGFDTDGNELPRLVYVSREKRPGFQHHKKAGAMNALIRVSAVLTNGAYILNVDCDHYFNNSKACKEAMCFMMDPAYGRKTCYVQFPQRFDGIDLHDRYANRNIVFFDINLKGLDGLQGPVYVGTGCCFNRQALYGYDPVLTEEDLQPNIIVKSCCGPRKKGRHANKKYVDKKRAAKRTESTIPIFNMEDIEEGVEGYDDEKSLLMSQKGLEKRFGQSPVFIAATFMEMGGIPPSTNPATLLKEAIHVISCGYEDKTEWGKEIGWIYGSVTEDILTGFKMHARGWISIYCMPPRPAFKGSAPINLSDRLNQVLRWALGSIEIMLSRHCPIWYGYNGKLQLLERLAYINTIVYPLTSIPLLAYCVLPAICLLTNKFIIPEISNFASMWFILLFVSIFATGILEMRWSGVSVEDWWRNEQFWVIGGTSAHLFAVFQGLLKVLAGIDTNFTVTSKASDEDGDFAELYVFKWTSLLIPPTTVLMFNIVGIVAGVSYAINSGYQSWGPLFGKLFFAIWVIVHLYPFLKGLLGRQNRTPTIVIVWSILLASIFSLLWVRIDPFTSEASKRAAQGQCGVNC